From a single Rutidosis leptorrhynchoides isolate AG116_Rl617_1_P2 chromosome 5, CSIRO_AGI_Rlap_v1, whole genome shotgun sequence genomic region:
- the LOC139850564 gene encoding LEAF RUST 10 DISEASE-RESISTANCEUS RECEPTOR-LIKE PROTEIN KINASE-like 1.1 isoform X2 yields the protein MMTGIFFFTLSCLLILHSATPTCPKSFSCPNLSPFNYPFYRASDDTSCGLIKVNCDTKMFPSFQFGTQQYEIYLKLDSSSSFRIRNETFQKLVSNESCDGLMSNFTSPSPLLFSYSIHSFITVFKCTKNLSNFDNTYFGKPNYNSYGRCKDYNFYYNNPFNSTIIPNDLPRECQVIQLPLKEEWQRKENLERKEVPINDTNIFYLLSSMFSVSFPLSISCKECHEKGNRCNTTDKGDFECLYTEKEIPHIKEKPHRKLTLILVIVGSTFIFMLFLVIFLIWRQFKGNPFSYFSSKHNSAILEDDSFLGGVSVFSYSELEYATHNFNPSNELGDGGFGAVYYGKLKDGREIAVKRLYDHNYKRIQHFKNEVDILTRLRHPNLVVLYGSTSGQSRELLLVYEYISNGTVADHLHGERANRTPLTWPIRMNIAIETASALVYLHASEIIHRDVKTNNILVDNNFSVKVADFGLSRLVPNNVTHVSTAPQGTPGYVDPQYHQRYQLTDKSDVYSFGVVLIELISSMVAVDLKRSRDEISLANLALNKIQRCEVDQLIDPDLVSDSNEETKNMITSVAELAFQCLQYDSEMRPTMNEVLDVLLDIQATGRIDGHYSYGNLNSVNPPPPSEASDTVVLIKDFLPSPVSVTNEWQSENSASTTRSNNADRLPINSRSSI from the exons ATGATGACCGGTATCTTCTTTTTCACTCTCTCTTGTCTGCTTATCCTTCATTCAGCTACCCCAACCTGCCCCAAAAGTTTCAGTTGCCCAAATCTTTCGCCATTCAACTACCCTTTTTACAGAGCGTCTGATGATACGTCATGTGGGTTGATCAAGGTCAACTGCGATACAAAGATGTTTCCGAGTTTTCAATTTGGTACACAGCAGTATGAAATTTATCTAAAGTTAGATTCTAGTTCTTCCTTCAGGATCAGAAACGAAACATTTCAAAAACTTGTAAGCAATGAAAGTTGTGATGGGCTTATGAGTAATTTTACTTCTCCAAGCCCACTTCTGTTTTCATATTCAATACATTCCTTCATCACTGTCTTCAAATGCACAAAAAACCTCAGTAATTTTGACAATACTTATTTTGGCAAACCTAATTACAATAGCTACGGGAGATGCAAAGATTACAATTTCTACTATAACAATCCCTTCAATAGTACAATTATCCCAAATGATCTCCCCCGTGAATGTCAAGTAATACAGTTGCCGCTCAAAGAAGAATGGCAACGCAAAGAGAATTTAGAACGCAAAGAAGTACCAATTAATGATACCAACATATTCTATCTTCTCTCTTCTATGTTCAGCGTTTCATTTCCTTTGTCAATTTCCTGCAAGGAGTGTCACGAGAAGGGAAATCGCTGTAATACAACTGACAAAGGAGATTTTGAGTGTCTATACACTGAAAAAG AAATACCCCATATAAAAGAAAAACCCCATAGAAAACTGACACTGATTTTAG TTATCGTTGGATCCACGTTCATCTTCATGCTCTTTCTAGTCATCTTCTTAATCTGGAGGCAGTTTAAAGGCAATCCTTTTTCGTATTTCTCATCAAAGCACAATTCAGCGATCCTTGAAGATGATAGTTTCTTGGGTGGTGTCTCTGTTTTCTCCTACAGTGAGCTTGAATATGCCACCCACAATTTCAACCCGTCTAATGAACTTGGAGATGGAGGTTTTGGAGCAGTTTATTATG GTAAACTCAAAGACGGACGGGAAATTGCAGTCAAGAGACTCTACGATCACAACTACAAGCGAATCCAACATTTCAAGAACGAGGTTGACATCTTAACCAGGTTACGGCATCCAAACCTCGTTGTGCTCTACGGTAGCACATCTGGACAAAGCCGAGAACTTCTCCTTGTCTATGAGTACATTTCCAACGGCACCGTAGCGGACCACCTTCACGGGGAACGAGCAAATCGAACTCCGCTAACATGGCCGATACGAATGAACATCGCCATAGAAACCGCCAGTGCGCTAGTCTACCTTCATGCGTCTGAAATTATTCACCGAGATGTAAAAACCAACAACATCCTAGTTGATAACAACTTCTCCGTTAAGGTAGCAGATTTTGGTCTCTCGAGGCTTGTACCGAATAACGTCACTCATGTGTCGACGGCTCCTCAGGGTACCCCCGGTTACGTTGATCCCCAGTATCACCAACGTTATCAATTAACAGATAAAAGTGACGTTTACAGCTTCGGTGTAGTCTTGATTGAACTAATATCATCAATGGTGGCGGTCGATTTAAAAAGATCTCGTGATGAGATTAGTTTGGCTAACCTCGCCTTAAACAAGATTCAACGTTGTGAAGTCGATCAACTGATCGACCCTGATTTAGTGTCAGATTCAAATGAAGAAACCAAGAACATGATCACGTCGGTAGCAGAGTTGGCTTTTCAGTGTTTACAGTACGATTCAGAAATGAGACCGACGATGAATGAGGTGTTGGACGTTTTATTAGATATTCAAGCTACGGGAAGAATAGATGGTCATTATAGTTATGGAAATTTGAATTCGGTGAATCCGCCACCTCCATCTGAAGCTAGTGATACGGTGGTTTTGATAAAAGACTTCTTACCTTCACCAGTATCAGTCACAAATGAATGGCAAAGTGAAAATAGTGCATCCACTACACGAAGTAACAATGCAGATAGATTGCCGATTAACAGTCGTAGTAGTATATAA
- the LOC139850564 gene encoding LEAF RUST 10 DISEASE-RESISTANCEUS RECEPTOR-LIKE PROTEIN KINASE-like 1.1 isoform X1 has translation MMTGIFFFTLSCLLILHSATPTCPKSFSCPNLSPFNYPFYRASDDTSCGLIKVNCDTKMFPSFQFGTQQYEIYLKLDSSSSFRIRNETFQKLVSNESCDGLMSNFTSPSPLLFSYSIHSFITVFKCTKNLSNFDNTYFGKPNYNSYGRCKDYNFYYNNPFNSTIIPNDLPRECQVIQLPLKEEWQRKENLERKEVPINDTNIFYLLSSMFSVSFPLSISCKECHEKGNRCNTTDKGDFECLYTEKAAEIPHIKEKPHRKLTLILVIVGSTFIFMLFLVIFLIWRQFKGNPFSYFSSKHNSAILEDDSFLGGVSVFSYSELEYATHNFNPSNELGDGGFGAVYYGKLKDGREIAVKRLYDHNYKRIQHFKNEVDILTRLRHPNLVVLYGSTSGQSRELLLVYEYISNGTVADHLHGERANRTPLTWPIRMNIAIETASALVYLHASEIIHRDVKTNNILVDNNFSVKVADFGLSRLVPNNVTHVSTAPQGTPGYVDPQYHQRYQLTDKSDVYSFGVVLIELISSMVAVDLKRSRDEISLANLALNKIQRCEVDQLIDPDLVSDSNEETKNMITSVAELAFQCLQYDSEMRPTMNEVLDVLLDIQATGRIDGHYSYGNLNSVNPPPPSEASDTVVLIKDFLPSPVSVTNEWQSENSASTTRSNNADRLPINSRSSI, from the exons ATGATGACCGGTATCTTCTTTTTCACTCTCTCTTGTCTGCTTATCCTTCATTCAGCTACCCCAACCTGCCCCAAAAGTTTCAGTTGCCCAAATCTTTCGCCATTCAACTACCCTTTTTACAGAGCGTCTGATGATACGTCATGTGGGTTGATCAAGGTCAACTGCGATACAAAGATGTTTCCGAGTTTTCAATTTGGTACACAGCAGTATGAAATTTATCTAAAGTTAGATTCTAGTTCTTCCTTCAGGATCAGAAACGAAACATTTCAAAAACTTGTAAGCAATGAAAGTTGTGATGGGCTTATGAGTAATTTTACTTCTCCAAGCCCACTTCTGTTTTCATATTCAATACATTCCTTCATCACTGTCTTCAAATGCACAAAAAACCTCAGTAATTTTGACAATACTTATTTTGGCAAACCTAATTACAATAGCTACGGGAGATGCAAAGATTACAATTTCTACTATAACAATCCCTTCAATAGTACAATTATCCCAAATGATCTCCCCCGTGAATGTCAAGTAATACAGTTGCCGCTCAAAGAAGAATGGCAACGCAAAGAGAATTTAGAACGCAAAGAAGTACCAATTAATGATACCAACATATTCTATCTTCTCTCTTCTATGTTCAGCGTTTCATTTCCTTTGTCAATTTCCTGCAAGGAGTGTCACGAGAAGGGAAATCGCTGTAATACAACTGACAAAGGAGATTTTGAGTGTCTATACACTGAAAAAG CTGCAGAAATACCCCATATAAAAGAAAAACCCCATAGAAAACTGACACTGATTTTAG TTATCGTTGGATCCACGTTCATCTTCATGCTCTTTCTAGTCATCTTCTTAATCTGGAGGCAGTTTAAAGGCAATCCTTTTTCGTATTTCTCATCAAAGCACAATTCAGCGATCCTTGAAGATGATAGTTTCTTGGGTGGTGTCTCTGTTTTCTCCTACAGTGAGCTTGAATATGCCACCCACAATTTCAACCCGTCTAATGAACTTGGAGATGGAGGTTTTGGAGCAGTTTATTATG GTAAACTCAAAGACGGACGGGAAATTGCAGTCAAGAGACTCTACGATCACAACTACAAGCGAATCCAACATTTCAAGAACGAGGTTGACATCTTAACCAGGTTACGGCATCCAAACCTCGTTGTGCTCTACGGTAGCACATCTGGACAAAGCCGAGAACTTCTCCTTGTCTATGAGTACATTTCCAACGGCACCGTAGCGGACCACCTTCACGGGGAACGAGCAAATCGAACTCCGCTAACATGGCCGATACGAATGAACATCGCCATAGAAACCGCCAGTGCGCTAGTCTACCTTCATGCGTCTGAAATTATTCACCGAGATGTAAAAACCAACAACATCCTAGTTGATAACAACTTCTCCGTTAAGGTAGCAGATTTTGGTCTCTCGAGGCTTGTACCGAATAACGTCACTCATGTGTCGACGGCTCCTCAGGGTACCCCCGGTTACGTTGATCCCCAGTATCACCAACGTTATCAATTAACAGATAAAAGTGACGTTTACAGCTTCGGTGTAGTCTTGATTGAACTAATATCATCAATGGTGGCGGTCGATTTAAAAAGATCTCGTGATGAGATTAGTTTGGCTAACCTCGCCTTAAACAAGATTCAACGTTGTGAAGTCGATCAACTGATCGACCCTGATTTAGTGTCAGATTCAAATGAAGAAACCAAGAACATGATCACGTCGGTAGCAGAGTTGGCTTTTCAGTGTTTACAGTACGATTCAGAAATGAGACCGACGATGAATGAGGTGTTGGACGTTTTATTAGATATTCAAGCTACGGGAAGAATAGATGGTCATTATAGTTATGGAAATTTGAATTCGGTGAATCCGCCACCTCCATCTGAAGCTAGTGATACGGTGGTTTTGATAAAAGACTTCTTACCTTCACCAGTATCAGTCACAAATGAATGGCAAAGTGAAAATAGTGCATCCACTACACGAAGTAACAATGCAGATAGATTGCCGATTAACAGTCGTAGTAGTATATAA